The following coding sequences lie in one Tissierellales bacterium genomic window:
- a CDS encoding pyridoxamine 5'-phosphate oxidase family protein, which produces MMFREMRRKEKKLSQEDCQKLLYDGEFGILSTNTEIGYPYVVPLNYVYHNNSIYFHSATKGYKLDNIELNNKVSFCITSNVELLPSQFDTNYESVVVFGRAFEEIDNKKEALKLLIEKYSSAFKKEGHEYIEKAHTATKVIRIDIDHITGKMQR; this is translated from the coding sequence ATGATGTTCAGAGAAATGAGAAGAAAAGAGAAAAAATTAAGTCAAGAAGATTGTCAGAAACTCTTGTATGACGGTGAATTTGGTATACTATCTACTAATACGGAGATTGGTTATCCATATGTGGTTCCATTGAATTATGTTTATCATAATAATAGTATTTATTTTCATAGTGCAACTAAAGGATATAAATTAGACAATATTGAGTTAAACAATAAAGTCTCATTTTGCATAACATCTAATGTTGAATTACTTCCAAGTCAATTTGATACTAATTATGAGAGTGTTGTGGTATTTGGAAGGGCATTTGAAGAGATTGATAATAAAAAGGAAGCATTAAAATTATTAATAGAAAAGTATTCAAGTGCGTTCAAAAAAGAAGGACATGAGTATATTGAAAAAGCACATACGGCTACAAAAGTTATAAGAATAGATATTGATCATATAACTGGTAAAATGCAAAGGTAA